Within Lactobacillus amylovorus DSM 20531, the genomic segment ACCAATTTCAATAATCGTGTCGTAAACAGATGAAAGTCCTGTAGTTTCAACGTCGAAGATTACAAATTCACGATCTTCATAGGTCATTGGAGCCGGATTTAAAACCAGTAATGCATGATCATCAATCATATTGGCTTCAACACCATAAAGAATCTTCATACCAGTAGCTTTACCTGTGCTGTAGGCTTCTGGGAAGGATTGAACATCCCCATGGTCCGTAATCGCAATTGCTTTTTGGCCAAACTTTTTAGCTGTTTTAATAAAATCAGTTGGCGTATTAGTAGCGTCAAGTTGACTCATATTAGTATGCAAGTGAAGCTCGACACGTTTTTGTTCACCTTCATATTTTTCAGTACGACCAACATGCTCTACAGTTTCAAAACTACTAATGTTAAATACTACATCATGTTGATATTGATCATCCGCTGCACTACCTTGCATCTTAGCCCAAGTACCTGGCTTAATAGCTGACATCTGTTCAATTTGATCTTTATCGGAAACAAACTTCTTGAAAGCAATTGAATCACTGTAGTCAGTAATTTCACCAGTGAAAATAACAGCACCAGACTTCAATTCACGACTTTCAATATTAAAGATGTTACCTTCGATTACAACATTGCGTGTACCGTCTTCTACATCTTGAATTTGAGTAATCGGAGCATTTTCATCTAACTTGCGTTTACCATAACTAGTTCGTTTAGTTGGGTATTGACGTGGTTGGGGTTGGGGCTTTTCAGGAGTCTGCTCAAATTGCTTTTGCATATCCTTTTCATGTTCCTCATGCCGCTCTTCCAAACTTTGCAAGTTATTTTCCATGCTCGATTGATCAACCTGAGTGATAAACTTCAGATTAAAGAAGCCATATTTGCGCATTTCTAGAGCAAGATCATCTAAAGCTTTTTGTTCGATGATTCCGTCAATAATATTGTTATCTACTGGTATTACCCAACGACCATCGACTTTTTCTGGTTTTTGACCCGCCAAAAATTCACGCGCCATTGGTTGCAAAACATTAGAATTTTGCACTGCATAATGCCAATACTTTGGTAAATATTGATCCGAGCCATCACCAGTATTAACAAAAAATCTTACATTTACAAAAGAAGCAAAACTTTCTTCTATAGCTTTTCTTAATGCTACATAGGTATCGTACTGTAATGGAGTATCAAAAAAAACGTGGATATCCCACCTATGTTCTTTAGCGTAAACATCCACGTTTTCAATCTTCCCTTTTTGAAGAAGTTCATTATCTTCAAAACTGTCTGGGAAATGAACCTGTTTGAGCAATTTTAAGAAAAGATCGTTTTTATTGGTCACAAAAATTATCCTAACTCTTGATTTACAAACTTATCTAATTCATCAATTGACATTTCAGTTGCCTTAGCATCAGTTGGTCTCTTAACTTCAACAATACCATCAGCAGCTTTCTTACCAATCGTAATTCTAATTGGTGCACCAACTAAGTCAGCATCAGCAAACTTAACACCGGCACGTTCCTTACGATCGTCATATAAAACATCATACTTTTCACTGAATTTCTTTTCAAGTTTTTCAGCTAATTCAGTTTGATCATCCTTGTTCATCTTCATTTGAACAATATGAATTTCAAATGGTGCAATTTCCTTTGGCCATGCTACACCGCGTTCAGTTAAGTGTTGTTCAACTGCTGCAGAAAGCATTCTAGTTACACCAATACCGTATGAACCCATAATAACTGGTTGTGCTTTACCATTTTGGTCCAAGAAGTCAGCACCCATGGTCTTAGTGTAGTAAGTACCCAACTTAAAGATGTGACCTACTTCGATTGAAGTAGTGAACTTAAGTGGTAAATGATCAACTGGGTCTGGTTCACCTTCGTTAGCAACTCTAAGGTCAGCAAATTCATCAACCTTGAAGTCACGATCTAAGTTAGCGTTCTTGTATTGGTAGTCAGTTTCGCCTGCACCAACAACGACGTTGTAAAGATTCTTAACAGTTTCATCAGCAATGATCTTATCAGCCCAGCCTGCATTTACAGGACCTACGCCGCCCTTTTCACTACCAGTGATTTCTTTCAAATCCTTGGTATCAGCTTCATGAATTTCATCAGCATCAAGGACGTGGCCTAATTTTACTTCGTTGATTTGCTTATCACCACGAATTAAAACTAAGATCTTTTGACCATCGGCGATGTAAAGAATACTCTTAACAATTCTAGTTGCAGGAACATCTAAGAATTTAGCCAATTTTTCAATAGTATCGCAATCAGGGGTTGCTACCTTAGTTAATTCCTTAGGATCCTCAGGAGCTTGTTTAAATGTGTCAATACTCTTGGCCATTTCAAGGTTAGCAGCATAAGTACCATTTTCGTTAGTAGCTATGGTATCTTCACCAATAGCTGCAGGAGCTTGGAATTCAGTAGAATTCTTACCACCCATTGTACCTGAGTCAGCGATTACGGGGTGAACAGTTACACCGGCACGCTTGAAAATACGCTTGTAGGCATTTTCTTGATCGTTAAATTGTTCATCCAATTGATCACGAGTAGCAGCAAAACTGTAACCGTCAAGCATTACAAATTCACGACCACGAAGAAGACCAAAACGAGGACGGTTTTCATCACGGAACTTGGTTTGAATTTGATAAAGAGCCATTGGCATTTGCTTGTAACTCTTCAAATTCTTAGCAATAATTTCTGTAAATGTTTCTTCGTGAGTAGGTCCTAACAAGCTTTCACGACCATGACGGTCTTTAAGCTTAAACATTTCTGGGCCATACTTCTTGTAACGGTCTGATTCTTGCCATAAGGTTGCTGGAAGCAAGTGAGGCATAATCATTTCAGGAACATTAATTCTGTCCATTTCTTGTTC encodes:
- a CDS encoding proline--tRNA ligase; the encoded protein is MRQSKFFMPTLKEAPSDAVAESHKLMIRGGYIRQVTAGVYAYLPLGYRVLRKAEAIIEQEMDRINVPEMIMPHLLPATLWQESDRYKKYGPEMFKLKDRHGRESLLGPTHEETFTEIIAKNLKSYKQMPMALYQIQTKFRDENRPRFGLLRGREFVMLDGYSFAATRDQLDEQFNDQENAYKRIFKRAGVTVHPVIADSGTMGGKNSTEFQAPAAIGEDTIATNENGTYAANLEMAKSIDTFKQAPEDPKELTKVATPDCDTIEKLAKFLDVPATRIVKSILYIADGQKILVLIRGDKQINEVKLGHVLDADEIHEADTKDLKEITGSEKGGVGPVNAGWADKIIADETVKNLYNVVVGAGETDYQYKNANLDRDFKVDEFADLRVANEGEPDPVDHLPLKFTTSIEVGHIFKLGTYYTKTMGADFLDQNGKAQPVIMGSYGIGVTRMLSAAVEQHLTERGVAWPKEIAPFEIHIVQMKMNKDDQTELAEKLEKKFSEKYDVLYDDRKERAGVKFADADLVGAPIRITIGKKAADGIVEVKRPTDAKATEMSIDELDKFVNQELG